In a genomic window of beta proteobacterium MWH-UniP1:
- a CDS encoding ABC transporter ATP-binding protein yields the protein MKALELKDISIRYDDPKAKGGQVEAVHNVSFSLEKGKIGCLLGPSGCGKTSILRAVAGFVGVSSGEIWLNGELIASPGYSQSPDKRSVGVVFQDYALFPHLTVAQNIAFGLTKGRRLANDQLPAQAKEMLQLVGLREFADRYPHELSGGQQQRVALARALAPRPGLVLLDEPFSNLDISLRERLAREVRDILEETGTTAILVTHDQHEAFAVADEVGVLMDGELVQWGDPYILYHEPNSAAVARFVGEGAFISGSQFGHHVKTPLGELALKECCCNDCEHIGDVRVLLRPDDVVHDDSSPLKAKVVRKAFRGADFLYTLELANGEKILSLVPSHHDHAIDEPIGIRLEADHVVTFAESEPVAHF from the coding sequence ATGAAAGCCCTTGAATTAAAAGACATTTCGATTCGTTACGACGACCCCAAGGCCAAGGGGGGCCAGGTCGAGGCAGTCCACAACGTGAGCTTTTCCCTGGAAAAAGGAAAAATCGGCTGCCTGCTAGGCCCTTCGGGCTGTGGCAAGACCAGCATCCTGCGGGCTGTGGCGGGCTTTGTTGGGGTGAGTTCGGGCGAGATTTGGCTCAACGGCGAGCTGATTGCGTCGCCAGGCTATTCACAATCGCCCGACAAGCGAAGTGTGGGCGTGGTCTTTCAGGATTACGCACTCTTTCCCCACCTCACCGTTGCCCAAAACATTGCCTTTGGACTGACCAAAGGCCGCAGGCTTGCCAATGACCAGTTACCCGCCCAGGCCAAAGAGATGCTGCAGCTGGTGGGGCTTCGTGAATTTGCCGACCGCTACCCCCATGAACTCTCGGGTGGCCAGCAGCAGCGGGTTGCCCTGGCCCGGGCACTGGCCCCACGGCCTGGCCTGGTCTTGCTGGATGAGCCCTTTTCCAACCTGGACATCTCGCTTCGTGAGCGGCTTGCCCGCGAGGTTCGCGATATTTTGGAAGAGACCGGCACCACGGCAATCCTGGTGACCCACGATCAGCACGAGGCCTTTGCTGTTGCCGACGAAGTGGGCGTTTTGATGGATGGGGAATTGGTGCAGTGGGGCGACCCGTACATCCTGTACCACGAGCCCAATTCGGCTGCCGTTGCCCGCTTTGTGGGGGAAGGCGCCTTTATCAGCGGCTCGCAGTTTGGCCACCATGTCAAAACCCCACTAGGTGAGCTGGCCTTAAAAGAATGCTGCTGCAACGACTGTGAGCATATTGGCGATGTCCGTGTGTTGCTGCGGCCTGATGATGTGGTGCATGACGACAGTTCCCCGCTCAAGGCCAAAGTCGTGAGAAAGGCCTTTCGTGGCGCCGATTTTCTCTATACCCTTGAGCTCGCTAACGGGGAAAAGATCCTGTCCTTGGTGCCCAGCCATCACGACCACGCCATTGATGAACCAATTGGCATTCGTCTGGAAGCCGACCACGTGGTGACTTTCGCCGAGTCAGAGCCTGTCGCCCACTTCTAG
- the ppx gene encoding exopolyphosphatase, giving the protein MSNPLKLVAAVDLGSNSFHLLIGRVVESSLGHQIYPLDSLKEVVRLAAGLGPDKRLDAASQTRAILVLQRFGERLRSFSPDRVRAVATNTLRVAKNGQDFLRTAEAALGFPIEVIAGQEEARLIYTGVSHSLPRDGRRRLVIDIGGGSTEFIIGTNYEPKLMESVYVGCVRFSREFFPGGEITRGAMKAAVLAAREEVQVIRESFLAQGWEEAVGSSGTAKAILEAIVNNSYGGSTITAAGLEKLRNQLIRAGRAEDSGLIGLKQDRVPVFAGGVAIMSAIFDELDIKEMKYGEGALRLGVLYDLVGRTQSEDMRRISVEQVMRRYGVDVAQAKRIGDLALDLWNDLALGADEERAEVQQQLIWAACLHEIGHSISHNSFHKHSAYILAYADMPGFSRQEQQALAALVLGLQGKLSKVSEHFERPVQWAALLCFRLAALMYRRRQDVVLPAIHLAASGKGYKLGISAQWLADHPLTEYALQQEVNEWSKLGIDLYLRAVQDDAAVLRQSSAGA; this is encoded by the coding sequence ATGTCGAATCCTTTAAAGCTTGTGGCTGCAGTGGACCTGGGGTCCAACAGTTTTCATTTGTTGATTGGCCGGGTGGTGGAATCTTCCTTGGGCCATCAGATTTACCCCCTGGATAGCTTGAAAGAGGTGGTCCGCCTGGCGGCCGGTCTTGGGCCAGACAAACGCCTGGATGCGGCCTCGCAGACCCGGGCCATTTTGGTCTTGCAGCGTTTTGGTGAGCGGCTGCGCTCTTTTTCCCCCGACCGTGTTCGGGCCGTGGCGACCAACACGCTGCGCGTGGCCAAAAATGGCCAAGACTTTCTTCGTACTGCGGAAGCTGCCCTTGGCTTTCCCATTGAAGTCATTGCCGGCCAGGAAGAGGCCCGACTGATCTACACGGGGGTCTCCCATAGCCTGCCGCGGGATGGGCGGCGCCGATTGGTGATTGATATTGGTGGCGGCTCCACCGAATTCATTATCGGCACCAATTACGAACCGAAGTTAATGGAAAGCGTTTATGTGGGCTGTGTTCGGTTTAGCCGCGAATTTTTCCCGGGGGGTGAGATTACCCGTGGCGCGATGAAGGCCGCCGTGTTGGCTGCCCGCGAAGAGGTGCAGGTGATTCGCGAATCGTTTCTGGCCCAAGGCTGGGAAGAGGCGGTGGGCTCAAGCGGCACGGCCAAGGCCATCTTAGAGGCCATTGTGAATAACAGCTATGGTGGCTCGACGATTACAGCCGCAGGCCTGGAAAAGTTACGCAATCAATTAATTCGTGCCGGCCGCGCCGAGGACTCGGGCTTAATTGGGTTAAAGCAGGACCGTGTGCCGGTATTTGCCGGCGGGGTGGCCATTATGTCGGCCATCTTTGATGAGTTAGATATCAAAGAAATGAAATACGGCGAGGGCGCGCTTCGTCTTGGCGTGCTCTATGACTTGGTGGGCCGGACCCAGTCCGAAGACATGCGGCGCATTAGTGTGGAGCAGGTGATGCGCCGCTATGGCGTGGATGTGGCCCAGGCCAAACGCATTGGCGATCTTGCTTTGGATCTATGGAACGACCTGGCCCTTGGTGCTGATGAAGAGCGCGCCGAGGTGCAGCAGCAGCTGATCTGGGCAGCCTGCCTGCACGAGATTGGCCACTCGATTTCGCACAACAGTTTTCATAAACACTCGGCTTATATCCTGGCCTATGCCGATATGCCTGGCTTTTCACGCCAAGAGCAGCAGGCACTGGCTGCCTTGGTGCTTGGCCTGCAGGGCAAGTTAAGCAAGGTCTCTGAGCATTTTGAGCGGCCCGTCCAGTGGGCCGCGCTCTTGTGTTTTCGTTTGGCAGCGCTCATGTATCGGCGCCGGCAGGACGTGGTATTGCCGGCCATACACCTGGCCGCTTCCGGCAAGGGCTACAAGCTTGGCATCAGCGCCCAATGGCTTGCCGACCATCCCCTGACCGAATATGCCCTGCAGCAAGAGGTCAATGAATGGTCGAAACTTGGAATTGATCTATACTTAAGGGCTGTTCAAGACGACGCAGCCGTGCTTCGTCAGTCTTCGGCAGGCGCGTAG
- the infC gene encoding translation initiation factor IF-3: protein MKEKNIATDRSHRINGEITAPEIRLVGVDNEALGIVRVSQAIEMAEQAEVDLVEIAPQADPPVCKLMDYGKFKYQEQKRAHDARLKQKVIQVKEVKFRPGTDENDYQVKLRNLTRFLEEGDKVKVTLRFRGREMAHQEYGVRQLERIKADVEEMAQVEQMPKLEGRQMVMVISPKKKK from the coding sequence ATAAAGGAAAAGAATATCGCTACAGATCGTTCGCATCGCATTAATGGGGAAATCACCGCGCCTGAAATTCGTTTGGTTGGCGTGGATAACGAAGCCCTGGGAATTGTTCGCGTTAGTCAGGCCATTGAAATGGCCGAGCAAGCCGAAGTAGATCTGGTGGAGATTGCTCCCCAGGCCGACCCACCAGTCTGCAAGCTGATGGATTACGGCAAGTTCAAGTACCAGGAACAAAAGCGTGCCCATGATGCGCGGTTAAAGCAGAAAGTGATTCAGGTAAAGGAAGTGAAATTCCGGCCTGGCACTGATGAAAATGATTACCAGGTTAAGTTGCGTAACTTGACCCGTTTTCTGGAAGAGGGCGACAAAGTCAAAGTGACGCTGCGCTTTCGGGGCCGTGAAATGGCCCACCAGGAATATGGTGTGCGGCAGTTAGAGCGGATCAAGGCCGATGTGGAAGAAATGGCCCAGGTCGAACAGATGCCCAAGCTCGAGGGTCGGCAGATGGTGATGGTTATCTCGCCGAAGAAAAAGAAGTAA
- the ppk1 gene encoding polyphosphate kinase 1 — protein MTFPIPVTHERFLNRELSLLAFNERVLAMSEDPSVPALEKLKYICIVSSNLDELFEIRVAGLKAQMRSNPDQIHDDGYSAATTYRAVCERAHALVERQYRILNNQILPLLEQYGIHFHFAADLDDAQRQRAHKYFTQEVLPVLTPIGLSPTHPFPRVLNKSLNFIVELDGQDSYGRESGVAVVQAPRALPRLVAMPKKISGYPYGFIMLSSFMQGFVEELFPGMTVKGVYQFRVTRNSDLYVDDEEVTDLREALQGELSQRQFGDAVRLEVSEGISTPMLQLLRDEFGLNESDCYRVHGPVNLVRLMQLPDLVDQPNLKFPGFTPRYPAAFEGKNFFEVIRKQDVLVHHPYESFASVSDFIRAAAQDPQVVAIKQTIYRTGQTSELMESLLTATRAGKEVTVVVELMARFDEETNINWASRLEDAGAHVVFGVVGNKTHAKMCLVVRRESGGMTRYVHLGTGNYHPRTAKLYTDFGLFTSHTDICKDVHEVFQQLTGLGHAKSLRMLWQSPFTLHERSIQAIQKEAAHAKAGRPARIIAKMNSLVEREVIDALYKASQAGVKIDLIVRGVCVLRPKVPGLSDNITVRSTVGRFLEHSRIFYFRNDGKDDVYCSSADWMDRNFFRRVELAFPILDKKLKQRVIREGLMVHLRDNALAWTMKPDGTYTIKRVTGEKRRASQEVLLGLAP, from the coding sequence ATGACATTCCCCATTCCTGTGACCCACGAGCGATTTTTAAACCGCGAGCTCAGCCTGCTGGCCTTTAACGAACGGGTGCTGGCCATGTCAGAAGACCCCAGCGTGCCGGCGCTTGAAAAGCTGAAGTACATCTGCATTGTGTCGAGCAATCTCGACGAACTCTTTGAGATTCGGGTTGCCGGCCTAAAGGCCCAGATGCGCAGCAACCCCGATCAGATCCACGACGACGGTTACTCGGCGGCCACCACCTATCGTGCGGTCTGCGAGCGCGCCCATGCCTTGGTCGAGCGGCAGTATCGAATTTTGAACAACCAAATTCTGCCGCTGCTGGAACAGTACGGCATTCATTTTCATTTCGCGGCTGATCTTGATGACGCGCAGCGCCAGCGGGCCCACAAATACTTCACACAAGAAGTTCTGCCGGTGCTCACGCCAATTGGCTTATCGCCCACCCACCCCTTTCCGCGCGTACTCAATAAGAGCTTGAATTTCATTGTCGAGCTTGATGGCCAGGATTCCTACGGCCGTGAAAGCGGTGTGGCCGTGGTGCAAGCACCGCGCGCCCTGCCCCGGCTGGTGGCCATGCCGAAAAAAATATCGGGCTACCCCTATGGTTTCATCATGCTGTCGTCGTTCATGCAGGGGTTTGTGGAAGAGCTCTTCCCCGGCATGACGGTAAAAGGTGTGTACCAATTTCGTGTCACCCGAAATAGCGATCTGTATGTTGACGATGAAGAAGTGACCGATCTGCGCGAAGCACTGCAGGGCGAACTCTCTCAACGCCAATTTGGCGATGCCGTGCGGCTCGAAGTGTCTGAGGGGATTTCCACACCCATGTTACAGCTGCTTCGCGATGAGTTTGGCCTTAACGAATCGGACTGCTACCGAGTGCATGGGCCAGTGAATCTGGTGCGGCTGATGCAGCTGCCCGACTTGGTGGACCAGCCGAATCTGAAGTTTCCAGGCTTTACGCCCCGTTATCCCGCAGCCTTTGAAGGCAAAAATTTCTTTGAAGTCATTCGCAAGCAAGACGTACTCGTGCACCACCCGTATGAGTCGTTTGCTTCAGTCTCTGACTTTATTCGGGCCGCGGCGCAAGACCCACAAGTGGTGGCCATTAAACAGACCATCTACCGCACGGGACAGACATCGGAATTAATGGAGTCTTTGCTTACCGCCACACGTGCCGGCAAAGAAGTCACGGTGGTGGTGGAACTGATGGCGCGATTCGATGAAGAAACCAATATCAACTGGGCATCGCGGCTAGAAGATGCTGGTGCCCACGTGGTCTTTGGTGTGGTGGGCAATAAAACCCACGCCAAGATGTGTCTGGTAGTGCGCCGTGAAAGCGGTGGCATGACCCGGTATGTGCATCTGGGCACTGGTAACTACCACCCGCGCACCGCAAAGCTTTACACCGATTTTGGATTGTTCACATCCCACACCGACATTTGCAAAGACGTGCACGAAGTCTTTCAGCAGCTCACCGGCCTGGGCCATGCGAAATCACTGCGCATGCTCTGGCAGTCGCCCTTTACGCTGCACGAGCGATCGATACAGGCAATACAAAAAGAAGCGGCGCACGCCAAAGCTGGCCGGCCGGCACGCATCATCGCCAAAATGAACTCGCTGGTTGAGCGGGAAGTGATTGATGCGCTTTACAAAGCAAGCCAAGCCGGCGTGAAGATCGATCTGATCGTGCGTGGTGTGTGTGTGCTGCGGCCCAAAGTACCCGGGCTATCGGACAACATCACGGTGCGCTCCACCGTGGGCCGCTTTTTGGAACACAGCCGAATCTTTTATTTCAGAAACGATGGCAAAGACGATGTCTATTGTTCTTCTGCCGACTGGATGGACCGAAACTTTTTCCGCCGTGTGGAGTTGGCGTTTCCAATTTTGGATAAAAAACTCAAACAGCGTGTGATCCGCGAGGGCTTGATGGTGCATCTTCGTGACAACGCACTGGCCTGGACCATGAAGCCCGATGGTACTTACACGATTAAGCGTGTGACCGGGGAAAAGCGCCGTGCATCACAAGAGGTCTTATTGGGGCTTGCCCCGTAA
- the thrS gene encoding threonine--tRNA ligase codes for MVNVTLPDGAVKSFPQPVKVAEVAASIGAGLAKAAIAGKVNGDLVDTSFTITQDAKLAIVTDKDPEGLEIIRHSTAHLLAYAAQQLFPGLQVTIGPVIDNGFYYDFSYSRPLTPEDLEAIEARMRELAAKDEPVVREVWKRDDAIKLFLEMGEKYKAEIISSIPQDQEISLYREGGFVDLCRGPHVPSTGKLKVFKLMKVAGAYWRGDHRNEMLQRVYGTAFAKKDELDAYLHQLEEAEKRDHRKLGKALDLFHMQDNAPGMVFWHPKGWSIWQQVEQYLRRVYVESGYQEVKCPMILDRSLWEASGHWEHYKDNMFTTASENRDYAVKPMNCPGHVQVFNSGLRSYRDLPLRYGEFGSCHRNESSGSLHGLLRVRGFTQDDGHIFCTEDQVQSEVDAFTRKLLAVYKDFGFDNVIYRLSTRPANRVGSDESWDKAEQALARALDNVGVQWEELKGEGAFYGPKIEYSLKDSLGRIWQCGTIQVDFNMPVRLGAEYVDADNTRKAPVMLHRAIVGSLERFIGILIENHAGAMPVWLAPVQAVVASITDAQADYAESVAKSLQNQGFRVESDLRSEKISLKIRELSLQKVPYILVVGDKEKASGQVTVRARGGVDLGAMATDAFGGRLEQEVRSRQ; via the coding sequence ATGGTCAATGTCACGTTACCCGACGGTGCGGTGAAATCGTTTCCACAGCCGGTCAAAGTTGCTGAAGTTGCCGCCAGCATCGGTGCTGGTCTTGCCAAGGCAGCCATCGCAGGCAAGGTCAACGGAGACTTGGTCGACACCAGTTTCACCATCACCCAAGACGCCAAGCTGGCGATTGTGACCGACAAAGACCCCGAGGGCCTGGAAATCATTCGGCACTCCACGGCCCACCTGTTGGCGTATGCTGCGCAGCAATTGTTCCCCGGCCTACAGGTCACGATTGGCCCGGTGATTGATAACGGCTTTTACTACGACTTCTCTTACTCACGGCCACTCACGCCCGAAGACCTCGAAGCGATTGAGGCGCGCATGCGCGAATTGGCCGCCAAAGATGAGCCGGTGGTGCGTGAGGTCTGGAAGCGTGACGACGCCATCAAGCTCTTTTTAGAGATGGGCGAAAAGTACAAGGCCGAGATCATCTCCTCGATTCCGCAAGACCAAGAAATCTCGCTTTACCGCGAGGGTGGCTTTGTCGATTTGTGCCGTGGCCCCCATGTGCCATCCACCGGCAAGCTCAAGGTCTTCAAGCTCATGAAAGTGGCCGGCGCCTATTGGCGTGGGGATCACCGCAACGAAATGCTGCAGCGGGTCTATGGCACCGCTTTTGCGAAAAAAGATGAGTTAGACGCGTATCTGCATCAGTTGGAAGAAGCCGAAAAGCGGGACCACCGCAAACTGGGCAAGGCACTCGATCTTTTTCACATGCAAGACAACGCGCCTGGCATGGTGTTTTGGCACCCCAAGGGCTGGTCGATTTGGCAGCAAGTCGAGCAATACTTGCGCCGAGTCTATGTCGAGTCCGGCTACCAAGAGGTGAAGTGCCCCATGATTCTGGACCGCTCCCTTTGGGAGGCTTCGGGACACTGGGAGCACTACAAAGACAACATGTTCACCACGGCCTCGGAAAACCGGGACTACGCCGTGAAACCCATGAACTGCCCGGGCCATGTCCAGGTTTTTAACTCGGGGCTGCGTAGCTATCGTGATCTGCCACTGCGCTATGGCGAGTTTGGCTCTTGCCACCGCAATGAATCTTCCGGCAGCCTGCATGGCCTGCTGCGGGTTCGCGGTTTTACCCAAGACGACGGCCACATTTTCTGTACTGAAGACCAGGTTCAGTCGGAAGTGGATGCCTTTACCCGCAAGCTCTTGGCGGTTTACAAAGATTTCGGCTTTGACAATGTGATTTATCGGCTCTCGACTCGCCCTGCCAACCGGGTGGGCTCGGATGAAAGCTGGGACAAGGCCGAGCAGGCCCTGGCCAGGGCCTTGGATAACGTGGGCGTGCAGTGGGAAGAGCTCAAAGGTGAGGGCGCCTTTTATGGCCCCAAGATTGAATATTCCCTGAAAGACTCCCTGGGCCGGATCTGGCAGTGCGGCACCATCCAGGTCGATTTCAACATGCCTGTGCGGCTGGGGGCGGAATATGTCGATGCCGACAACACCCGCAAGGCCCCGGTCATGCTGCACCGGGCGATTGTGGGCTCGCTAGAGCGTTTTATCGGCATTTTGATTGAAAACCATGCCGGCGCCATGCCCGTCTGGCTGGCGCCAGTCCAGGCGGTGGTGGCCTCGATCACCGACGCACAGGCCGATTACGCCGAAAGTGTCGCGAAAAGCCTGCAAAATCAGGGCTTCCGGGTTGAATCAGATTTGCGAAGCGAGAAAATCTCCCTTAAAATCAGAGAGTTAAGCCTGCAAAAGGTGCCTTACATCCTGGTCGTTGGCGATAAGGAAAAGGCATCGGGGCAGGTAACAGTGCGGGCCAGGGGTGGTGTTGACCTGGGCGCAATGGCAACGGACGCCTTTGGCGGTCGACTCGAACAAGAGGTTCGATCACGCCAGTAA
- a CDS encoding iron ABC transporter permease — MSPAPRLLTLSTFVLVLAILLPLAAVTVFGLQALANTATLAAMAESVLAGYVGNTLLLSLIAGLVALGLGLPSAWMVAAYRFRGQRVLEWSLVIPMAMPAYVLAYAYTDALDPSGWLYRDIQSGLLLLGLQLPRIDVRSVWGAGLVLGVALSPYVALLAKNAFEERQGAAFDAARAMGLSASQVFFRLALPMARPAWIAGLALVVMECFADYGTVAFFSVPTLSTGLFKAWFSYGDRSSAALLALLMMATVAVLLWVEYRARGRAAWATTRIGSRAKPVMVGGKKAIGMAIFCAIPGLIGFVFPVLLLLYAALTAQTVPQWQQLASQAMSTVVLGVSAVVVILPAAWVCGYALRSNDVWSTKAVRVAAAGYAMPGLVVAVGLLAWSGLFTELADRWFGWRVALVGTGLLLIGAYLTRFFAVGLGAIESGLGRITRNLEWSATSLGLTRWQVFTRVHFPLMRGATGVAALLVFVDVMKELPATLVLRPFNVETLAVAAHHLAADELLSEAAWPAIMIAIVGLLPLVVLGPMLRGKPQ; from the coding sequence ATGTCGCCTGCCCCAAGGCTCTTAACCCTGTCGACCTTTGTTCTGGTGCTGGCGATTCTGCTGCCCCTGGCTGCGGTGACGGTGTTTGGTCTGCAGGCCTTGGCGAACACCGCCACGCTTGCTGCCATGGCCGAATCGGTCTTGGCAGGCTATGTCGGCAACACCTTACTGCTGTCTTTGATTGCAGGCCTGGTGGCCCTGGGGCTGGGCCTGCCCAGTGCATGGATGGTGGCAGCCTATCGGTTTCGTGGGCAGCGGGTGTTGGAGTGGTCACTGGTGATTCCCATGGCCATGCCGGCCTATGTGCTGGCCTATGCCTATACCGATGCGCTCGATCCTTCGGGCTGGCTGTACCGGGATATTCAAAGTGGGCTGCTGTTGCTGGGCCTTCAACTTCCGCGTATCGATGTCCGGTCAGTCTGGGGTGCTGGATTGGTTCTGGGGGTGGCCCTGAGCCCCTATGTGGCACTGCTTGCAAAAAACGCATTTGAAGAGCGGCAGGGCGCTGCCTTTGATGCAGCACGTGCCATGGGTCTGTCGGCATCCCAGGTGTTTTTTAGATTGGCCTTGCCCATGGCGCGGCCCGCCTGGATTGCTGGCCTGGCCTTGGTCGTGATGGAGTGTTTTGCCGACTACGGCACGGTGGCTTTTTTCTCGGTGCCGACCTTATCAACGGGTCTGTTCAAAGCCTGGTTTAGCTATGGGGACCGATCATCGGCAGCGTTGTTGGCCTTACTCATGATGGCGACGGTCGCCGTCTTATTGTGGGTGGAATACCGCGCCCGTGGCCGGGCGGCCTGGGCCACCACGCGGATCGGATCACGCGCAAAGCCGGTGATGGTGGGCGGAAAAAAAGCCATCGGTATGGCGATCTTTTGTGCCATTCCTGGGCTGATTGGTTTTGTGTTTCCTGTGTTGCTGCTGTTGTACGCCGCGCTTACGGCACAGACCGTGCCGCAGTGGCAGCAGCTGGCTAGCCAAGCGATGTCAACGGTGGTGTTGGGCGTCAGCGCGGTGGTGGTGATTCTGCCCGCGGCGTGGGTGTGTGGGTATGCCTTGCGCAGCAATGATGTGTGGTCGACCAAGGCCGTCCGAGTGGCGGCAGCGGGCTATGCCATGCCGGGCCTGGTGGTGGCCGTGGGCCTATTGGCCTGGTCAGGGCTATTTACCGAATTGGCAGACCGCTGGTTTGGCTGGCGCGTTGCGCTGGTGGGAACAGGCTTATTGCTCATTGGTGCCTATCTCACGCGATTTTTCGCTGTGGGCCTGGGGGCCATTGAAAGCGGGCTTGGCCGCATCACACGCAATTTAGAGTGGTCCGCCACAAGCCTTGGGCTAACGCGCTGGCAGGTGTTCACACGTGTGCATTTTCCGCTCATGCGCGGTGCCACAGGTGTGGCCGCCTTGTTGGTGTTTGTAGATGTGATGAAAGAGTTGCCCGCAACCTTGGTGCTTCGGCCATTTAATGTCGAGACACTGGCTGTGGCCGCACATCATTTGGCGGCCGACGAACTCTTATCAGAGGCCGCCTGGCCGGCCATCATGATTGCGATTGTGGGCCTATTGCCGCTTGTGGTCTTAGGGCCGATGTTACGGGGCAAGCCCCAATAA
- the rpmI gene encoding 50S ribosomal protein L35 translates to MPKMKTKKAAAKRFQARGSGSIKRAHATKRHILTKRTTKNKRQLRGTLTVHASDVQHVRDMMPYA, encoded by the coding sequence ATGCCCAAAATGAAGACCAAGAAGGCTGCTGCAAAGCGCTTTCAGGCCCGCGGTAGTGGGTCGATCAAACGCGCTCATGCAACCAAGCGCCACATCCTGACCAAGCGCACGACCAAGAACAAGCGTCAGCTGCGCGGCACACTCACGGTACATGCCTCGGACGTTCAACACGTTCGCGACATGATGCCTTACGCATAA